In the genome of Populus alba chromosome 11, ASM523922v2, whole genome shotgun sequence, one region contains:
- the LOC118047471 gene encoding organelle RRM domain-containing protein 2, mitochondrial, whose protein sequence is MAMRATTAALAAAAAAPRGGFLRLFSTTSTSSSSFPFPQATQQTPAREQAEPNTNLFVSGLSKRTTSEGLREAFSKFGEVVQARVVTDRVSGYSKGFGFVKYATLEDAAEGIKGMDGQFLDGWVIFAEYARPRQPPSEPQNNTGMGLWKQRY, encoded by the exons ATGGCCATGAGAGCAACGACGGCGGCTTTGGCTGCGGCAGCAGCAGCTCCTCGTGGCGGATTTTTGCGTCTGTTTTCAACAACTTCCACTTCATCCTCCTCCTTCCCTTTTCCTCAGGCCACGCAGCAAACTCCTGCACGTGAACAGGCTGAGCCCAACACCAATCTCTTTGTATCTG GGCTAAGTAAAAGAACAACTTCAGAGGGACTACGTGAGGCCTTTTCTAAATTTGGTGAAGTGGTTCAAG CTAGAGTTGTAACTGACAGGGTCTCAGGCTATTCTAAGGGGTTCGGTTTTGTCAAATATGCTACCTTAGAAGATGCTGCTGAAGGAATAAAAGGCATGGATGGACAG TTTCTGGATGGATGGGTTATATTTGCAGAGTATGCTAGACCCAGACAACCACCTTCTGAACCTCAAAACAACACAGGCATGGGATTATGGAAACAGCGCTACTAA